The nucleotide sequence GTTTCGGAATAATCCCGCAGTGTCATCGACTTAATCAGGTCGTTGATGTCGTCTTCCTGAAAGGTCAGGTCAACCCGGGCGTGGTCGGTAACTTCACCAGAACGGGTAAAGTGGCCCACACCGGAATTAAACAGAATGACCTGAGAGATCGGCAGCGAGACTGCCTGCTGAAGATCACCCTGGGCTACCACCGGTTGTGTTTTGCCTGCTGGTTGATCCCCAGGTGCGGTAATTGCCTGCTGAGTAAAGAATGCGGCACCACCCAGCACTGCTGTCAGTGCGGCTGCCACCCACCATTTTCGATTATTTTTTATACTTTTCATACTTGGTATCTCATTGTCCTTACTGTGTTATTTTGTTTCCAAACGTCCTTGTCTATTACTCTGCTGTCAGGTTTGCGAGGTAGCTATCCAGTGATTTGCGGGAAGTTGCTTCTTTGGCCTGCAGACCTTTCAGATCTTCATGCAGTTTTTTCATTTCTGCTTCCTGATCTTCCAGTGTTTTCAGATAATCCTTGTACAACTTCGATTCCTGGGGAGTTTCTCGCAGGTTCTTCCGCAGACGATCCTGATCTCGGGTGATCGTATCGATACGGCGTTGGGTAACCGAAATATCCTGCCGTAACATGTCCCAGGTGGCCTTCATGGACATTGCATCTTTCAATTTGATCTTCAACGCCTCTGGTGCTTCACGCAAGTTGATGAAATAGCGGATGGTGTCATCGGCATTGTTCGTCAGTTGGATGGAAGTTCCTGATGATCGCTCTTCCACAACGGTGTAGCTGAGATCTTTCTTCGCTGGCACGGAAACCTGGAAGCGGAAGACATCATTGGCTTCTTCCAGTGGTTTGCTGTTTTCACCAACAAAGGTAAAACCCTGATCTTTGCGATTCGCGTGTTCCAGCAACAGAGTGCGTTCTTTATCGTTGCGATTGGAGATGTTATACACCAGTTCTTCGCGGAACAGGGTCTTGGTGTAGATAACACCCTTCACCGCTTTTACTTCGGTGATTTTGGAAGTGTTGTTCCCCCGCTTGGGACTCACTTCCATGCCCAGATCAACCGCATAACTGATGAGACGCTCTTCATCTTTCTGCAGGTCCAGAATTCGGGAATCGCCCGCATAGACAGAACCTTCAAATACGGTAATGGGGCCCTGCATCAATGGCATGCCGGAACTGTTTTTGAACCGAAGACCTAACAGTGGGTGTTTTGCCTGAACGCTCTGATTGTAAATGCTGACACGCTGCCCACCAACATCTTTGTTGACGATTGGCAGTAAGGCAGACTTCTGCCGGCCCAGCGATACGGGGTGCTCAATAATGTACTGGTGGTAATCGCCCAGTGCGGCAGCAGTGGCCACCGATTGCACATTGCGACCCAGATCGAGTTCACTCTTCAACTGTTCCGCAAGTCGGCCTGCCCACTCTGCCTCCTGGCGTTTCTTGGCATCCATTGCATTTCCCTTACCGCCTCCGAAGCCAGGTTTTGCTGCGGGTGCTGCAGAGGCACGGCGATCAAAATTCGCATCTTTGGTCTTCGCTAACTTGTCGGCACTTGGTTCCATCGCTAATTGCACAGATTCTCTGCCAAACCCACCTTGATAGGTGGGTGGTCGCAAACCAGCGAACAGTTCCGGTTCCACAACTGGTCGGGTAATGTATAACGGATTGTAGAGATCCATCTGGAACGAAATAGGCCGACCGGAAACCAGGGCCATGCTGACTCCTTCCCAGTCTTCGTCGGTGGGGTTTTCTACCACAGCCCAACCCTGCAGGAAAGGACTGCCATCTTTCTTCAGCACCAGGCGGTAGCTGGTTTTCCAGATCGGGTTTTCGATCACATAACCCACATCGACTTTGCGTTTGCCTTCACCATCAAAGTAAATGCTTACTGCTTTTTTCTCGGCATCATGGCTGAGGCTTAAGGTTTCCAGAGCCCGACGCATTTCGTTTTCAATCACGGGATTCGAAAACCGCAGACGCTGTACTTCGTTCAGTTTGACCGAACGCATTCCTTCCGCACACCACAAGTTCAGCACTTCCGCTTCGGTGGCACCATCTTTGCTGGCCACTTTCTGCTTTTCAACACCGACAATTTTGCCCACCAGGTTGCCTGGCTGGTTCGCGTTATTCAACAGAGTAACTTCGACCGGTTCCCCACGTGCCTGATTCAGAATCGAGGAAAAGGTGGGATTGTTGTTCAAATCGATTGCAAAACTTCTTAAAGTGCGGTCGATCGGATCGCGGGAATCGTATGTAACTGCGGATATACGTCCGGTTTCAGAATAATCCCGCAGCGTCATCGATTTGATCAGGTCGTTGATATCATCTTCCTGAAAGGTCAGGTCGACGCGAGCATGGTCGGTAACTTCACCAGAGCGGGTAAAATGGCCCACACCGGAATTAAACAGAATGACCTGAGAGATCGGCAGGGAGACTGCCTGCTGAAGATCACCCTGGCTACCACCGGTTGAGTTTTGCCAGCTGGTTTATCCCCTGGTGCGGTAATTGCCTGCTGAGTAAAGAATGCGGCACCACCCAGAACTGCTGCCAGTGCGGCTGCCACCCACCATTTTCGATTATTTTTCATTGTAGTTTCCTGTGAAAAATCCTATTGTTAAAGTTCGTTGTGTTGTCACTATTCAGCAGACAGATTTGCCAGATAGCTATCCAGTGCTTTGCGGGAAGTAGCTTCTTTGGCCTGCATCGCTTTCAGATCTTCGTGCAGTTTCTTCATTTCTGCTTCCTGATCTTCCAGTGTCTTCAGGTAATCCTTGTACAACTTCGATCTCTGGGGCGTTTCCCGCAGGTTCTTCCGCAGGCGATCCTGATCTCGGGTGATCGTTTCAATCCGGCGTTCTGCCACCTGAATGTCCTGTCGCACCGTATCCCACGTGGACTTGATGGTCAGGGCTTCTTTCAGCTTCAGCTTCAACGCTTCTGGTGCTTCACGCAAGTTGATGAAGTAACGGATCGTATCATCAGCATTATTGGTCAGTTGAACCGATGTACCCGCCGAACGCTCTTCCACAATGGTGTAGCTGAGATCTTTCTTTGCTGGCACAGAAACCTGGAAGCGGAACACATCGTTGGCTTCTTCAAGTGGCTTGCTGTTTTCACCCACAAAGGTAAAGCCCTGGTCTTTTCGATTTGCATGTTCCAGCAGCAGCGTGCGTTCTTTATCGTTGCGGTTAGAGATGTTGTACACCAGTTCTTCGCGGAACAGCGTTTTGGTGTAGATCATGCCCTTCACTGCTTTTACTTCAGTGATTTTGGAAGTGTTGTTGCCCCGCTTGGGAGACACTTCCATGCCCAGATCGACCGCATAACTGATAAGGCGTTCTTCATCTTTTTGCAGATCCAGAATACGGAATCGCCCGCATAGACAGAACCTTCAAACACGGTAATGGGGCCCTGCATCAATGGCATGCCGGAACTGTTTTTGAACCGCAAACCTAGCAGTGGGTGTTTTGCCTGAACATTCTGGTTGTAAATGCTGACACGCTGCCCACCTACATCTTTGTTGACGATTGGCAGTAATGCTGATTTCTGACGACCCAGCGATACGGGGTGCTCAATAATGTACTGGTGGTAATCGCCCAGTGCGGCAGCAGTGGCCACCGATTGCACATTGCGACCCAGATCGAGGTCATTATTCAGTTTTTCAGCGACTTCTTTGGCAAAATTGCGTTCAACTAGTTTTCTTTCTGCCCCATCCATGCTGCTCAAATTTCGCCTTAGTGATTCAGCCTCTGACTTTAATTGAGCAAGCGCTTCTCTTGGCGCCCCATTACCAGATTTATCTTGTACAAATGCCCGGTCATAGGTGGGTGGTCGCAGACCGGCGAACAGTTCCGGTTCCACAACAGGTCTGGTAATGTACAACGGATTGTAGAGATCCATCTGGAACGAAATTGGCCTGCCGGAAACCAGGGCCATGCTGACCCCTTCCCAGTCTTCATCGGTGGGGTTTTCTACCACAGCCCAACCCTGCAGGAAAGGACTGCCATCTTTCTTCAGCACCAGGCGGTAACTAGTTTTCCAGATCGGGTTTTCGATCACATAACCCACATCCACTTTGCGTTTGCCTTCACCATCAAAGTAAATGCTGACTGCTTTCTTTTGCGAATCGTGGCTCTGGCTTAATGTTTCCAGTGCCCGACGCATTTCGTTTTCTATCACGGGATTGGAGAATCGGAGGCGCTGTACTTCGTTCAGTTTGACCGAACGCATCCCTTCCGCACACCACAGGTTCAGTACTTCCGCTTCTGCAGAGCCATCTTTGCTGGCCACTTTCTGCTTTTCAACACCGACAATTTTGCCCACCAGATTGCCTGGCTGGTTCGCGTTATTCAGCAGAGTAACTTCGACCGGTTCCCCACGTGCCTGATTCAAAATCGACGAAAAGGTGGGATTCCCGTTCAGATCGATTGCAAAACTTTTCAGCGTGCGGTCGATCGGATCGCGGGAATCGTACGTAACTGCCGAAATCCGTCCAGTTTCGGAATAATCCCGCAGTGTCATCGACTTAATCAAGTCGTTGATGTCGTCTTCTTGGAAAGTGAGGTCCACCCGGGCGTGGTTCGTGACTTCACCAGAGCGGGTAAAATGGCCCACACCGGAATTAAACAGAATGACTTGGGAGATCGGCAGGGAAACTGCCTGCTGAAGATCACCCTGGGCTACCACCGGTTGGGTTTTGCCTGCTGGTTGATCCCCAGGTGCGGTAATGGCCTGCTGGGTAAAGAATGCGGCACCACCCAGCACGGCTGTCAGTGCGGCTGCCACCCACCATTTTCGATTACTTTTCATCTGATTCAAGTTTTTCATCATTTACACCCGGAAAGGTTCGTCTGGTGTCCTGAAATACAACATCACACGAATATGACGATGATGGTACCACGAAAGATTGGATGGGCAGAGAGTTTTTTGTAACAATGGTTGTTACAATCGCGAATTGGTGAGAAATTGGTGAGAAAATGGGTAATCAGGTAGTTTTTCGGTTATTGCTGCGAAGTGGTATTCGTTCTTTCCTGTTGACCCGTTAATATGATGACAGTTGGATGATTTTTTTGCCCAAGTGGGGATGCTAGATGCTGCAACTGAGTTTTCGACGTAACTTCTTACTTTCCATAGTGTTATGTTCATTCTTTCTGTCGGAAGTGTGGGCACAGAAGCTCATTATCCGCCAGCAGATTCAAATTGCCCAGCCTGTTCCTGCGGTACAACTTGATGACGATCCCGAAGATCCAAATAATGAGAAGCCAGTCGATCAGAAAACGGCTGATTTGAAGCTGATTGGTAAGGTGGACCTGAAAGACGAGCCCGCCTCAATGCTGGGTTTTTTCAAAACCTTGTCCGTTTCGGCGAATACCAAAGAACAAATTGAACAACTGATCAATCAACTGGGGGTCGACGACTTCGACAAACGGGTAGAAGCGACGCAAAAGTTGGTGGCTACAGGAGTTCCGGCAATTAACCTGTTGAAAAATGCAGCTAAAAACAATGATGCAGAGATCGCCTGGCGTGCAGAATATGCTCTCGCGAAGGTTGAGCAGGTTCCCACCAGTGAAGTATCGCGTGCCTGTATTCGGTTACTGCGCAACCACAAATCAGACGATATTATCCCTGGCCTGATGGCTTATTTTCTGCAAACAGATGAAGAATCTGTGAAAGATGAAATCCGCGAGTCTTTTGTGCTGTCGGCAGTGACCAACGGCAAGCCAAATGCCGCACTGGAAAGCTGGTTGCAGAGCAAAGATGCCATCAAGCGGTTGGAAGCAGCGCTCGCCTTCACAAAAACCACCGATCAGGCCTCGCGGGCCCGCATGAAGGCATTTCTGAAAAGTGAAACAGATCCCATCATCCGCTTCAAAGTAACGGTCATTCTGGTGGAAGAAAACCGCGATAAATCATTAGTTGCCAGCCTGATCGAGCAGATGGGCAGTATTCAGTCAGATGAAGTCTATCTGGGCGAAGATTTACTGTGGCGATTGGCAGGAGAAACAGGCCCCACCGTTTCGTTTTCGGGAGATGCCAAAGACCGCACCGCCGCCCAGGCCGCCTGGAAGCAGTGGTGGGAAAGTAACGAAGCCAAAGTGGATATGGCCAAGCTTTCCGATGATGCCTCCTTTGGCCTTCTCCTGGTGCTGCAGACCCCACTGCGTGGAGGACTGGGGCAGATTGCGGCATATGGCTCCGACAACAAAGAAAAATGGAAAGTACCGAACCTGAACTGGCCCACCGATTGTAAAGTATTGCCAGGTAAGAAGATACTGATTGCAGAGCACAATCGAAGTCGGGTGTTTTTACGCGAAATCAGTGGCAAAGAACTCTGGACTTTGTCGATCAACAATCCGGTGAATTGTGGGATGCTGCCCAACGGTGTGACATGGGCAGTGGGCCGAAATCAGATTATTGAGTGGGATAAAGGCGAAAATGCCAACCGAAAACAGTTGTTCAGCTTCATACGCAACGAATACGACATTGTTGCGGGTGCCCGCACCCCCAAAGGGGAGTATCTGATTCTAACCCAGCAAGGGCAGGTCATTCAGATCGACCGTCAGGGGAAATCGATCAAGACAATCAATGTGGGTGGTGGGGTGAATTATTACTCGGACATGCAGGTGTTAAAAAATAATAGCGTATTGGTCACCTTGCAGAACCGTGTAGTTGCATACGATATGACGACTGGAAAATCGGTGTGGACGGGAACGGTGACCAGCACCGCCACATCGGTACAGCGATTACGAACCGGCAACACACTGGTGGGCATTCAGGGCCAGGGGAAAGTTGTAGAACTGGATAAAGATGGCAAAGCCACCAAATGGGAGCATACTTCCAGTGATGCTGCCTTTCGAGTTTTCAAAGCTTATCGACAATAATAACTGTCACGCGGAACGCTTCATCGCAATATGGCGTATCCATTGCTCATCATTCCGTTTCGGGAAGTCTGCACGAAAGTGGGTCCCCCGGGATTCTTCACGAGCTAACGCTCCTTGAATCATTAATTGTGCGACAGTGAGCAGATTCTGCAGTTCCCAACCCCGTTGCTCATGAAATTCCTGTTCCAAAGCATATTTACTCCAGAATTCCACATCGCGGTGGGCATCCTGCATCCTTTTTCGTTCCCGCACGATCCCCATGTGTCGCACCATCATACTGCGAAGTGCGTTCGTCATGTCGTCGATGTCGATCGATTGTTCCTTGGTGCGGCGAGACAAAAGATGAGAAAGCGGTAGTGGCAATCGAAATGGAAAGTTTTCACAGCTTCGGACGGCATCGGTTGCAGCCCGCGTGCCGTAAACCAATCCCTCGATCAGGCTGTTGGAGGCCAGCCGGTTGGCACCATGCAAACCGCTGGCGGACACTTCACCCGCTGCCCACAATCCGGGAATCGTGGTGCGTGCGTTCAGATCGACCGAAACCCCACCCACCATATAGTGGGCACCGGGTCGCACCGGAATCCAGTCGCGGGTAATATCCAGCCCAAACTCGGCACAGGCCCGCCGGATCCCTGGAAAACGTTCAATCACTCTTTCATGGGGCAGGTGGGATAAATCCAGGTAGACATTCGGATGGCGCGTCGCTTCCATGCACCGGAAAATTGCCTGCGATACGACATCCCGTGGGGCTAATTCAGCACGGTCGTCTTCTTTCAGCATGAACCGTTCGCCGTTCACATCCCGCAGGTAGGCACCTTCACCCCGCACCGCTTCGCTGATCAGAGTACGCGAAGACCCTGCCACGTACAGCACCGTGGGGTGAAACTGCATAAACTCCATGTCTCGCACTTCCGCACCCGCACGATAAGCGGCGGCAATGCCATCACCCGTGGCAATGGGAGGATTGGTGGTTTCGCGGTACACCATCCCACAGCCACCGGAAGTTAAAATTACTGCTTTTGCCCACACCAGTACGTTACCAATGCCTGTTTTGTGGATGATTGCCCCGACACACTGGCCATCGTGAGTGAGCAGGTCAAGCAGAAAAGCGTTCCCTTCGATCACAAGATTCGGCCGTTCACGGACACAATGGATCAGTGCACGCATCACTTCATGGCCCGTGGCATCGCCCAACGCATGCACGATCCGTCTGTGGGAATGCCCACCTTCACGAGTCAGTGCCAGTTCACCATTTTCCAGATCAAAATTGACGCCAAAGCGTATCAGGTCATTAATCTGCTGCGGTGCTTCGCGGATGACAGTTTCGACAATCTCCGGGTCACATAACCCCGCACCCGCAATGTGGGTGTCTTCAATATGTTTTTCGAAAGTATCTTCTGGAGAGATTACCCCGGCAATCCCGCCCTGGGCATAGGTACTGTTACTTTCTCGGATCGAATCTTTCGAAAGCACCATCACCTGCAGTGAATCCGGGATTTCCAGAGCAGCCCGTGTGCCAGCGATACCGGCACCGATGATCAGAATGTCCGTAAACTGGTGGTAAGCGGTGCGGGCATCAAATGAGGTGAGATAGCGATTAGCCGCCATGGGAGTGCACTCGTTTCTGGTGATGAATTAGTTTAGGCACTCACCAGCACACTGCCACAAATTATTTCCTGGGCTGGGTCGTTGGCTTAACGCCGGAAAGTGTCTTGGTAAAATCGCGATAAGCATTTTCGTATCCAGGTGGAGGTGCGTAACGCCCACCACGCAGCAGGTCGCCGTTCGCACCCGGTTCCAGGGTTACTTTACGCGGACCTTTATCCAGCACACTGGCCTGGGTTTTATCGCCGTTCCAATCACTGGATGCCACCTGTTTCT is from Zavarzinella sp. and encodes:
- a CDS encoding DUF4139 domain-containing protein, with amino-acid sequence MGHFTRSGEVTDHARVDLTFQEDDINDLIKSMTLRDYSETGRISAVTYDSRDPIDRTLRSFAIDLNNNPTFSSILNQARGEPVEVTLLNNANQPGNLVGKIVGVEKQKVASKDGATEAEVLNLWCAEGMRSVKLNEVQRLRFSNPVIENEMRRALETLSLSHDAEKKAVSIYFDGEGKRKVDVGYVIENPIWKTSYRLVLKKDGSPFLQGWAVVENPTDEDWEGVSMALVSGRPISFQMDLYNPLYITRPVVEPELFAGLRPPTYQGGFGRESVQLAMEPSADKLAKTKDANFDRRASAAPAAKPGFGGGKGNAMDAKKRQEAEWAGRLAEQLKSELDLGRNVQSVATAAALGDYHQYIIEHPVSLGRQKSALLPIVNKDVGGQRVSIYNQSVQAKHPLLGLRFKNSSGMPLMQGPITVFEGSVYAGDSRILDLQKDEERLISYAVDLGMEVSPKRGNNTSKITEVKAVKGVIYTKTLFREELVYNISNRNDKERTLLLEHANRKDQGFTFVGENSKPLEEANDVFRFQVSVPAKKDLSYTVVEERSSGTSIQLTNNADDTIRYFINLREAPEALKIKLKDAMSMKATWDMLRQDISVTQRRIDTITRDQDRLRKNLRETPQESKLYKDYLKTLEDQEAEMKKLHEDLKGLQAKEATSRKSLDSYLANLTAE
- the nadB gene encoding L-aspartate oxidase; translated protein: MAANRYLTSFDARTAYHQFTDILIIGAGIAGTRAALEIPDSLQVMVLSKDSIRESNSTYAQGGIAGVISPEDTFEKHIEDTHIAGAGLCDPEIVETVIREAPQQINDLIRFGVNFDLENGELALTREGGHSHRRIVHALGDATGHEVMRALIHCVRERPNLVIEGNAFLLDLLTHDGQCVGAIIHKTGIGNVLVWAKAVILTSGGCGMVYRETTNPPIATGDGIAAAYRAGAEVRDMEFMQFHPTVLYVAGSSRTLISEAVRGEGAYLRDVNGERFMLKEDDRAELAPRDVVSQAIFRCMEATRHPNVYLDLSHLPHERVIERFPGIRRACAEFGLDITRDWIPVRPGAHYMVGGVSVDLNARTTIPGLWAAGEVSASGLHGANRLASNSLIEGLVYGTRAATDAVRSCENFPFRLPLPLSHLLSRRTKEQSIDIDDMTNALRSMMVRHMGIVRERKRMQDAHRDVEFWSKYALEQEFHEQRGWELQNLLTVAQLMIQGALAREESRGTHFRADFPKRNDEQWIRHIAMKRSA
- a CDS encoding PQQ-binding-like beta-propeller repeat protein, whose protein sequence is MLQLSFRRNFLLSIVLCSFFLSEVWAQKLIIRQQIQIAQPVPAVQLDDDPEDPNNEKPVDQKTADLKLIGKVDLKDEPASMLGFFKTLSVSANTKEQIEQLINQLGVDDFDKRVEATQKLVATGVPAINLLKNAAKNNDAEIAWRAEYALAKVEQVPTSEVSRACIRLLRNHKSDDIIPGLMAYFLQTDEESVKDEIRESFVLSAVTNGKPNAALESWLQSKDAIKRLEAALAFTKTTDQASRARMKAFLKSETDPIIRFKVTVILVEENRDKSLVASLIEQMGSIQSDEVYLGEDLLWRLAGETGPTVSFSGDAKDRTAAQAAWKQWWESNEAKVDMAKLSDDASFGLLLVLQTPLRGGLGQIAAYGSDNKEKWKVPNLNWPTDCKVLPGKKILIAEHNRSRVFLREISGKELWTLSINNPVNCGMLPNGVTWAVGRNQIIEWDKGENANRKQLFSFIRNEYDIVAGARTPKGEYLILTQQGQVIQIDRQGKSIKTINVGGGVNYYSDMQVLKNNSVLVTLQNRVVAYDMTTGKSVWTGTVTSTATSVQRLRTGNTLVGIQGQGKVVELDKDGKATKWEHTSSDAAFRVFKAYRQ